From Gloeocapsopsis sp. IPPAS B-1203, a single genomic window includes:
- a CDS encoding cysteine desulfurase family protein: protein MQIYLDYSATTPPRPEAIAAMQAVLTQYWGNPSSLHEWGGRAATVVEQARMQVASLIHASAESIVFTSGGTEADNLAIMGVARQYSQPQHIIISQVEHPAIAEPVKLLEQWGWQVTRLPVDAQGRVSPLELKAALRSNTVLVSIIYGQSEVGTLQPIGSLSTITHIHGALFHTDAVQVAGRLPINVQHLPIDLLSVSSHKIYGPQGAGALYIRPGIELVPLLGGGGQESRRRSGTEAVPMIAGFGVAAELAAQEMNIETPRLIQLRDRLFNLLSDTPYLIPTGDPTSRLPHHVSFCLTHTDKNITGKTIVRQLNLAGIAISSGSACHSGKLSPSPILSAMGYTHQQALGALRLTLGRDVTTADVDWTVMVLKQILHRLMPELTCASC, encoded by the coding sequence ATGCAAATTTATTTAGACTACAGTGCGACAACACCGCCACGCCCTGAAGCGATCGCTGCAATGCAAGCAGTTTTAACACAATACTGGGGTAATCCCTCTAGCTTACATGAATGGGGTGGACGTGCAGCCACAGTAGTGGAACAAGCGCGAATGCAGGTTGCTAGCTTAATTCATGCATCCGCCGAATCAATTGTTTTTACGTCTGGCGGTACTGAAGCAGATAACTTAGCAATTATGGGAGTTGCGCGTCAGTACTCACAACCACAACATATTATTATTTCTCAAGTAGAACATCCTGCGATCGCTGAGCCAGTCAAACTACTAGAACAATGGGGTTGGCAAGTCACTCGCTTACCAGTAGACGCGCAAGGACGAGTAAGTCCATTAGAATTAAAAGCCGCATTACGCAGCAATACAGTCTTAGTTTCAATTATTTATGGACAAAGCGAAGTAGGAACATTACAGCCAATTGGTTCTTTAAGTACAATTACGCATATACATGGTGCTTTATTTCATACTGATGCGGTGCAAGTTGCTGGAAGATTACCAATTAATGTACAACATCTCCCAATTGACTTACTTTCGGTTTCTAGTCACAAAATTTATGGTCCTCAAGGTGCTGGTGCACTCTATATACGTCCTGGAATTGAGCTAGTCCCTCTGCTTGGTGGTGGTGGACAAGAATCACGCCGACGTTCTGGCACAGAGGCTGTACCAATGATTGCAGGATTTGGTGTAGCGGCTGAATTGGCTGCACAAGAAATGAATATAGAGACACCACGCTTGATTCAACTGCGCGATCGCCTTTTTAATTTACTCAGCGACACACCTTATTTAATTCCTACAGGCGATCCTACATCTCGCCTCCCACATCATGTGAGTTTTTGCCTCACACACACCGATAAAAACATTACTGGTAAAACCATTGTCCGCCAACTGAACTTAGCTGGAATTGCTATTAGTTCTGGTTCAGCTTGTCATAGCGGTAAGCTCTCTCCAAGTCCAATATTGTCTGCAATGGGCTATACTCACCAGCAAGCATTAGGTGCACTCCGCCTCACTCTAGGAAGAGATGTCACAACAGCAGATGTTGATTGGACAGTAATGGTACTCAAGCAGATTTTACACCGATTAATGCCTGAGTTAACTTGTGCGAGTTGCTGA
- the argS gene encoding arginine--tRNA ligase, with protein MSATLDQLQHRLTQALVAAFGNNYAEVDPILVPASNPKFGDYQSNVALSLSKPLKQPARAIAEQITDKLEVADICEPPSIAGPGFINLLLKTEYLETQLRSSQTDPRLGIALAKTPKQVVVDFSSPNIAKEMHVGHLRSTIIGDCIARILEFRGHDVLRLNHVGDWGTQFGMLIAYLREAYPDALTTANALQLGDLVAFYRKAKQRFDEDETFRETARQEVVKLQAGVEDTQKAWRLLCEQSRREFQVIYDLLNIHLTERGESFYNPLLAAVVEDLDRQGLLVEDAGAKCVFLEGFANKEGDPLPLIVQKSDGGYNYATTDLAALRYRIKQDQAERLIYVTDAGQANHFAQVFQVARRAGWIPNNVEIVHVPFGLVLGEDGKKLKTRSGETIRLRDLLDEAIARSRADLESRLKAENRSETEEFKAKVSQAVGISAVKYADLSQNRTSNYIFSYDKMLALQGNTAPYMLYAYVRIQGISRKGQIDFEQLGSEAQIFLHEPTEFTLAKHLLQLSEILSGVEQDLMPNRLCQYLFELSQKFNQFYDQCPVLQAEEPTRTSRLLLCHLTARTLQLGLSLLGISVVERM; from the coding sequence ATGAGTGCGACGCTAGATCAACTACAACATCGATTGACACAAGCTTTAGTTGCTGCTTTTGGCAATAATTATGCTGAGGTAGATCCTATACTTGTACCTGCGAGTAATCCCAAATTTGGTGACTATCAATCTAATGTAGCTTTGTCTTTGAGTAAGCCATTAAAACAGCCAGCACGAGCGATCGCTGAACAAATTACAGACAAGCTAGAAGTAGCTGACATTTGTGAACCACCAAGTATCGCGGGTCCTGGGTTTATCAATTTATTGTTAAAGACTGAATATTTAGAAACACAACTGCGTTCTAGCCAGACAGATCCAAGATTAGGTATTGCATTAGCAAAAACTCCTAAGCAAGTTGTTGTTGATTTCTCTAGCCCGAATATTGCGAAGGAAATGCATGTAGGACACCTGCGTTCTACAATTATTGGGGATTGTATTGCACGAATTTTAGAATTTCGCGGTCATGATGTTCTGCGGCTAAATCACGTTGGAGATTGGGGTACGCAATTCGGAATGTTGATTGCTTACTTGCGCGAAGCTTACCCTGATGCATTGACTACAGCTAATGCTTTGCAACTTGGAGATTTAGTTGCTTTTTATCGCAAAGCCAAGCAACGGTTTGATGAAGACGAGACATTTAGAGAGACAGCACGACAGGAAGTTGTAAAACTGCAAGCAGGAGTAGAAGATACTCAAAAAGCTTGGCGATTACTGTGCGAACAGTCACGGCGTGAGTTTCAAGTTATTTATGACTTACTTAATATTCATTTAACAGAGCGGGGAGAATCTTTTTACAATCCATTATTAGCAGCAGTTGTAGAAGATTTAGACCGCCAGGGCTTACTTGTAGAGGACGCAGGAGCAAAATGCGTTTTTCTAGAAGGCTTTGCTAATAAAGAGGGAGATCCACTTCCGTTGATTGTGCAGAAATCAGACGGTGGTTACAACTATGCGACAACTGACTTGGCTGCACTCCGTTACCGAATTAAACAAGATCAGGCAGAACGGTTAATTTATGTCACAGATGCGGGACAAGCAAATCACTTTGCACAGGTGTTTCAAGTAGCAAGACGGGCGGGTTGGATTCCGAACAACGTAGAAATTGTTCACGTTCCCTTTGGGTTAGTTTTGGGAGAAGATGGAAAGAAACTAAAAACGCGCTCTGGAGAGACTATTCGACTAAGAGATTTACTGGATGAAGCGATCGCGCGATCGCGTGCTGATTTAGAATCTCGGTTAAAAGCAGAAAACCGAAGTGAGACAGAAGAATTCAAAGCTAAAGTCTCCCAAGCCGTTGGTATCAGTGCCGTTAAATATGCTGACTTAAGTCAAAATCGGACAAGCAATTATATTTTTAGTTACGACAAAATGCTTGCTCTGCAAGGCAATACGGCACCTTATATGCTGTATGCGTATGTACGAATTCAAGGCATTAGTCGTAAGGGACAAATAGACTTTGAACAACTAGGTTCAGAAGCACAAATTTTCTTACATGAACCAACAGAATTTACGCTAGCAAAACACCTATTGCAACTAAGTGAAATCCTCAGTGGGGTTGAGCAAGATTTGATGCCAAATCGCTTGTGTCAGTACTTATTTGAACTCAGTCAGAAGTTCAATCAGTTTTACGATCAGTGTCCAGTTTTACAAGCAGAAGAACCGACACGAACATCTCGGTTGCTCTTATGCCACTTAACTGCGAGAACACTGCAACTCGGATTATCTTTACTGGGTATATCTGTTGTTGAAAGAATGTAG